One window from the genome of Salvia miltiorrhiza cultivar Shanhuang (shh) chromosome 7, IMPLAD_Smil_shh, whole genome shotgun sequence encodes:
- the LOC130991989 gene encoding uncharacterized protein LOC130991989: protein MRERKSAKLNQQQQQPQLQHHPNGHLSPFKLAKLLDPDASWDKDQLGDVLHWIRQALGLLCGLIWGAIPLVGGVWFLLFAVLSTGIIYAYYALVLKVDEEEFGGHGALLQEGLFASMSLFLLAWILVYSLAHF, encoded by the exons ATGAGAGAGAGGAAATCGGCGAAGTTGaatcaacaacagcagcagccgcAGCTGCAGCATCATCCGAATGGTCACTTGTCTCCGTTTAAATTGGCGAAATTGTTAGATCCTGATGCTTCATGGGACAAG GATCAGCTTGGAGACGTGCTACATTGGATTAGACAAGCATTGGGCCTTCTTTGTGGATTAATATGGGGTGCGATTCCTCTAGTTGGGGGAGTCTGGTTTCTCCT GTTTGCAGTGTTATCTACGGGGATTATCTATGCATATTATGCCCTTGTTctaaaagttgatgaagaaGAGTTCGGAGGTCATGGAGCCCTTCTTCAGGAGGGACTTTTCGCTTCAATGTCCCTCTTTCTG CTTGCGTGGATTCTAGTATACAGTTTGGCACACTTTTGA
- the LOC130991990 gene encoding UDP-glucose iridoid glucosyltransferase-like — protein sequence MEKIGTRKLQVMLVPLPLQGHLTPMLQLASVLHSRGFSVIVAHTEFNSPNPGNHPDFAFIPLQNGVCSPSGNLLEMIATINTNCKEPLEKCIVELQGQVSCIIYDSLLHFVDTVAHHLKVPTIFFRPSTAVYMQSYHALLSLHEKMIIPLPESHLEEAVPELHPVIRFKDLPLSVSSKIRQVVIDFVKSFSDIKSSVAVIWNSVEMLDDFSLQHQYQVPFFPIGPLHKMASSSSSMQTSLLQEDAGCIAWLDKQALKSVLYVSLGSLATMNSEALVETAMGIANSGQPFLWAIRPSSVAGSEWIECLPQGLREVIQERGLIVKWAPQKEVLAHPAVGGFLSHCGWNSTLESVCEGVAMICRPFFGDQMINARFLIHVWEVGVEIGNVADRKSIEEAVRVLMVDDRGKETRRRAAEMKHKLQLSRVKDGSSCKALDELAQFITSLSPPK from the exons atggaaaaaatcgGAACACGAAAGCTACAAGTAATGCTAGTGCCCCTCCCTCTCCAAGGGCACCTAACACCAATGCTTCAACTAGCAAGTGTTCTTCATTCAAGGGGATTCTCAGTCATAGTTGCACACACCGAGTTCAACTCTCCCAACCCGGGAAACCACCCGGATTTCGCCTTCATCCCTTTGCAAAACGGCGTCTGCTCCCCTTCGGGCAACCTGCTGGAGATGATAGCCACCATCAACACAAACTGCAAGGAGCCACTTGAAAAATGCATTGTGGAGCTGCAAGGCCAAGTTTCTTGCATCATCTATGACTCCCTTTTGCACTTTGTCGACACCGTGGCTCATCATTTGAAGGTTCCCACCATCTTCTTCCGTCCTTCCACTGCTGTCTATATGCAATCCTATCATGCCCTTCTATCACTCCATGAAAAGATGATCATTCCCTTGCCAG AGTCTCACCTTGAGGAAGCAGTGCCAGAGCTTCATCCAGTAATCAGGTTCAAGGATCTGCCTCTTTCAGTCTCCTCCAAGATTCGACAAGTAGTGATAGATTTTGTGAAGAGTTTCAGTGATATAAAATCTTCTGTAGCAGTGATATGGAACAGTGTGGAAATGCTAGATGATTTTTCCCTTCAGCATCAATATCAAGTGCCTTTCTTTCCAATAGGCCCTCTTCACAAAATggcttcatcatcatcatcaatgcAAACTAGCCTACTGCAAGAAGATGCCGGCTGCATAGCCTGGCTCGACAAACAAGCCCTCAAATCCGTGCTCTACGTGAGCTTGGGCAGCTTAGCTACGATGAATAGTGAAGCACTAGTTGAGACAGCAATGGGGATTGCCAACAGTGGGCAGCCCTTCTTGTGGGCTATCCGTCCCTCATCCGTTGCAGGCTCAGAGTGGATCGAGTGCCTGCCCCAAGGGCTGAGGGAAGTGATCCAAGAACGAGGGCTGATTGTGAAGTGGGCCCCTCAGAAGGAGGTGCTAGCGCACCCTGCGGTTGGGGGGTTCTTGAGCCATTGTGGGTGGAACTCGACTCTTGAGAGCGTGTGCGAGGGAGTTGCAATGATATGTAGGCCTTTCTTTGGGGACCAAATGATAAATGCAAGGTTCTTGATCCATGTGTGGGAAGTTGGTGTGGAGATAGGTAATGTGGCTGATAGGAAGAGCATTGAGGAGGCTGTGAGAGTGCTGATGGTGGACGACCGAGGGAAGGAGACGAGGCGGAGAGCTGCCGAGATGAAGCATAAGCTGCAACTCTCTAGGGTTAAAGATGGCTCTTCTTGTAAAGCATTGGATGAGTTGGCTCAGTTTATCACATCATTATCACCTCCAAAGTGA
- the LOC130991991 gene encoding UDP-glucose iridoid glucosyltransferase-like produces MAPLKRRVVLVPYPFQGHLTPMLQLAALLHRRGFSITVAHTRFNSPTTSNYPQFAFAALSDGLEGRDMSFYNALNVISEMNANCQASFREHLLHVLEEEGEELVCVIYDNIMKFVDVVADSLNLPTIVLRTTAAAFMHSHLALFDLAAHKRIPLPECELELPVPNLHPLRYNDLPLHPTREIPESVQEFLESYMNIRSSAAVIWNTVEALDEWPLQQLQRQWPVPFFTIGPLHKMAPPLPTSLIEEDTMCLSWLDKRAPGSVIYVSLGSMAIIDEDELCEMARGLARSEQPFLWVVRTSLLNGSDAIASLPGDFGDVVRGRGLVVEWAPQRKVLEHPAVGGFFTHCGWNSTLESLCEGVPMICRPCFADQLVNARYLTHVWGVGVELGSVVEKGVEEAVRMLMKSDCGREMRERAAGMKLEIERCMGRGGSSSESLDHLLEFVDSL; encoded by the exons ATGGCGCCACTAAAACGACGCGTTGTGCTCGTCCCCTACCCTTTCCAGGGCCACCTCACCCCGATGCTCCAGCTCGCCGCCCTTCTCCACCGACGCGGCTTCTCCATCACGGTGGCGCACACGCGCTTCAACTCCCCCACCACCTCAAACTATCCACAGTTTGCATTCGCCGCCTTGTCGGACGGCCTAGAAGGCCGCGACATGTCCTTCTACAACGCGCTCAACGTTATCTCCGAGATGAACGCCAACTGCCAAGCCTCGTTTCGTGAACACTTGCTGCACGTGCTGGAGGAGGAAGGGGAGGAGCTAGTGTGTGTCATATACGATAATATCATGAAGTTCGTCGACGTCGTCGCCGACAGCCTCAATCTCCCCACCATCGTGCTCagaaccaccgccgccgccttcatGCACTCGCACCTCGCCCTCTTTGACCTCGCCGCCCACAAACGCATTCCTTTGCcag AGTGTGAACTGGAGCTTCCCGTTCCGAATCTGCATCCGCTGAGGTACAATGACCTCCCTCTCCACCCAACACGGGAAATCCCAGAATCTGTGCAAGAATTTCTGGAAAGCTACATGAACATAAGATCGTCTGCAGCTGTGATCTGGAACACTGTGGAAGCACTCGATGAATGGCCGTTGCAGCAGCTCCAGCGACAATGGCCCGTCCCCTTCTTCACCATAGGCCCTCTCCACAAGATGGCCCCACCTCTGCCCACGAGCCTGATCGAGGAGGACACGATGTGCCTCTCGTGGCTCGACAAACGAGCTCCCGGCTCAGTGATCTACGTGAGCCTGGGCAGCATGGCGATCATCGACGAGGACGAGCTGTGCGAGATGGCGCGGGGGCTGGCCAGGAGCGAGCAGCCCTTCCTGTGGGTGGTGCGCACCTCTCTGTTGAACGGCTCGGACGCGATCGCGTCTCTGCCGGGGGATTTCGGCGACGTGGTTCGCGGGAGGGGGCTGGTGGTGGAGTGGGCCCCACAGAGGAAGGTCCTGGAACACCCCGCCGTGGGGGGATTCTTCACGCACTGTGGTTGGAACTCGACTCTCGAGAGCCTATGCGAGGGCGTCCCCATGATTTGTAGGCCGTGCTTCGCGGACCAGTTGGTCAACGCGAGGTACCTGACCCACGTGTGGGGGGTCGGGGTCGAGCTTGGGAGCGTCGTCGAGAAGGGCGTGGAGGAGGCCGTGAGGATGCTCATGAAAAGCGACTGcgggagggagatgagagagagagcggcggGGATGAAACTCGAGATCGAGCGCTGCATGGGACGAGGGGGCTCGTCCTCGGAGTCGCTCGATCACTTGCTAGAGTTTGTTGACTCGTTGTAA
- the LOC130991992 gene encoding methionine--tRNA ligase, chloroplastic/mitochondrial isoform X1 — protein sequence MACRVQYSIHNSLRFFSSSPSSLNFCSSAKPHKIRFRNSKYVSISKGALYCTCSADPFVLTTPLYYVNAPPHMGSAYTTIAADAIARFQRLLGKKVIFITGTDEHGEKIASAAMANGSSPSKHCDSVSQAYRALWRELDISNDKFIRTTNPNHEAIVKEFYSRVLANGDIYRADYEGLYCVNCEEYKDEKELLENNCCPVHLKPCLDRKEDNYFFALSKYQKQLEQILEENPDFVQPSYRLHEVQGWVKRGLRDFSISRASVDWGIPVPSDAKQTIYVWFDALLGYISALSEEEEQPSLQNAISSGWPASLHLIGKDILRFHAVYWPAMLMSAGVSLPKKVFGHGFLTKDGLKMGKSLGNTLEPTELVQRFGPDAVRYFFLKEVELGNDGDYSEERFINIVNANLANTIGNLLNRTLGLLKKNCQSTIAVDSAIAAEGNSLKDAVEKLVEKARQHYENLELSSACAAVLEISSAGNVYIDEKAPWSLFKQGESGFATASKDLIIVLEAIRIVAIALSPITPSLSFKIFTQLGYSEDQFSNITWSETRWGGLKQGHVTAQPKPVFSRIDLETELTDTTDDSKKTSKKKDKQKTQKNTVKSHRCWSTIIRGKCGA from the exons ATGGCGTGTAGAGTTCAATACTCCATTCACAACAGCCTCCGCTTCTTCTCCTCCTCTCCATCGTCTCTCAATTTCTGCTCTTCTGCAAAACCACACAAAATTCGCTTCAGAAATTCTAAGTATGTCTCCATTTCTAAGGGCGCGCTGTACTGTACTTGCAGCGCAGACCCTTTCGTCCTCACCACTCCGCTTTATTACGTGAATGCCCCGCCCCATATGGGCAGCGCCTACACCACCATTGCCGCCGACGCCATCGCCCGTTTTCAG AGACTATTAGGCAAGAAGGTCATATTTATAACTGGCACAGACGAGCACGGGGAGAAGATTGCTAGTGCTGCCATGGCCAATGGTTCAAGTCCTAGCAAACATTGTGATTCTGTCTCACAAGCTTACAGGGCACTATGGAGAGAG TTAGACATATCTAATGACAAGTTCATTCGCACAACCAATCCCAACCATGAAGCCATTGTCAAGGAATTCTATTCTAGGGTTCTGGCAAATGGTGATATCTACCGTGCTGACTATGAGGGACTGTACTGTGTAAATTGTGAGGAATACAAG GATGAGAAGGAGTTGTTGGAAAATAACTGCTGTCCTGTGCACCTCAAGCCATGCCTCGACAGGAAGGAAGACAATTACTTCTTTGCATTGTCTAAGTACCAAAAACAATTGGAACAGATTTTGGAGGAGAACCCGGATTTTGTACAACCTTCTTATCGTTTACATGAG GTGCAAGGTTGGGTCAAAAGGGGCTTGAGAGATTTTTCCATTTCTCGAGCTTCAGTTGATTGGGGCATTCCAGTTCCTAGCGATGCTAAGCAGACTATATATGTATGGTTTGATGCTTTGTTGGG TTACATATCTGCTCTTTCGGAGGAAGAGGAGCAGCCTAGCTTACAAAATGCAATTTCCTCCGGTTGGCCTGCATCGCTGCACTTGATCGGCAAG GACATATTACGGTTTCATGCAGTTTACTGGCCAGCAATGCTGATGTCAGCTGGAGTAAGCCTCCCAAAGAAGGTTTTTGGTCACGGATTCTTGACCAAG GATGGCCTGAAAATGGGGAAGTCACTGGGGAATACCCTCGAACCTACCGAGTTGGTGCAGAGATTTGGACCTGATGCAGTCAGGTATTTCTTCCTTAAGGAGGTGGAATTGGGTAATGATGGGGACTACTCAGAGGAGCGTTTCATCAACATTGTTAATGCAAATCTTGCAAATACAATTG GTAATCTTCTTAATCGTACGCTTGGACTTTTGAAGAAGAATTGTCAATCCACCATTGCTGTTGATTCAGCAATTGCAGCAGAAGGAAATTCACTCAAGGATGCAGTGGAGAAGCTG GTTGAGAAAGCAAGACAGCACTATGAGAATCTTGAACTGTCATCAGCTTGTGCGGCTGTACTAGAGATCAGTAGTGCTGGAAACGTATATATCGATGAAAAAGCACCATGGTCTCTTTTTAAGCAAGGGGAGTCTGGGTTCGCAACTGCATCAAAG GACCTAATAATTGTACTGGAAGCCATAAGGATTGTGGCAATTGCATTATCCCCAATTACTCCGAGTCTATCTTTCAAGATTTTCACCCAGCTCGGCTACTCGGAAGATCAATTCAGTAACATTACTtgg AGTGAGACCAGATGGGGTGGGCTGAAGCAAGGCCATGTCACAGCTCAGCCAAAACCAGTTTTCTCGAGAATTGATCTTGAAACCGAGCTGACCGATACAACTGACGATTCTAAGAAAACAAGCAAGAAAAAAGATAAGCAGAAGACTCAAAAG AATACAGTTAAATCACATAGGTGCTGGAGCACAATCATCAGAGGAAAGTGTGGTGCTTGA
- the LOC130991992 gene encoding methionine--tRNA ligase, chloroplastic/mitochondrial isoform X2: protein MACRVQYSIHNSLRFFSSSPSSLNFCSSAKPHKIRFRNSKYVSISKGALYCTCSADPFVLTTPLYYVNAPPHMGSAYTTIAADAIARFQRLLGKKVIFITGTDEHGEKIASAAMANGSSPSKHCDSVSQAYRALWRELDISNDKFIRTTNPNHEAIVKEFYSRVLANGDIYRADYEGLYCVNCEEYKDEKELLENNCCPVHLKPCLDRKEDNYFFALSKYQKQLEQILEENPDFVQPSYRLHEVQGWVKRGLRDFSISRASVDWGIPVPSDAKQTIYVWFDALLGYISALSEEEEQPSLQNAISSGWPASLHLIGKDILRFHAVYWPAMLMSAGVSLPKKVFGHGFLTKDGLKMGKSLGNTLEPTELVQRFGPDAVRYFFLKEVELGNDGDYSEERFINIVNANLANTIGNLLNRTLGLLKKNCQSTIAVDSAIAAEGNSLKDAVEKLVEKARQHYENLELSSACAAVLEISSAGNVYIDEKAPWSLFKQGESGFATASKDLIIVLEAIRIVAIALSPITPSLSFKIFTQLGYSEDQFSNITWSETRWGGLKQGHVTAQPKPVFSRIDLETELTDTTDDSKKTSKKKDKQKTQKVVEA, encoded by the exons ATGGCGTGTAGAGTTCAATACTCCATTCACAACAGCCTCCGCTTCTTCTCCTCCTCTCCATCGTCTCTCAATTTCTGCTCTTCTGCAAAACCACACAAAATTCGCTTCAGAAATTCTAAGTATGTCTCCATTTCTAAGGGCGCGCTGTACTGTACTTGCAGCGCAGACCCTTTCGTCCTCACCACTCCGCTTTATTACGTGAATGCCCCGCCCCATATGGGCAGCGCCTACACCACCATTGCCGCCGACGCCATCGCCCGTTTTCAG AGACTATTAGGCAAGAAGGTCATATTTATAACTGGCACAGACGAGCACGGGGAGAAGATTGCTAGTGCTGCCATGGCCAATGGTTCAAGTCCTAGCAAACATTGTGATTCTGTCTCACAAGCTTACAGGGCACTATGGAGAGAG TTAGACATATCTAATGACAAGTTCATTCGCACAACCAATCCCAACCATGAAGCCATTGTCAAGGAATTCTATTCTAGGGTTCTGGCAAATGGTGATATCTACCGTGCTGACTATGAGGGACTGTACTGTGTAAATTGTGAGGAATACAAG GATGAGAAGGAGTTGTTGGAAAATAACTGCTGTCCTGTGCACCTCAAGCCATGCCTCGACAGGAAGGAAGACAATTACTTCTTTGCATTGTCTAAGTACCAAAAACAATTGGAACAGATTTTGGAGGAGAACCCGGATTTTGTACAACCTTCTTATCGTTTACATGAG GTGCAAGGTTGGGTCAAAAGGGGCTTGAGAGATTTTTCCATTTCTCGAGCTTCAGTTGATTGGGGCATTCCAGTTCCTAGCGATGCTAAGCAGACTATATATGTATGGTTTGATGCTTTGTTGGG TTACATATCTGCTCTTTCGGAGGAAGAGGAGCAGCCTAGCTTACAAAATGCAATTTCCTCCGGTTGGCCTGCATCGCTGCACTTGATCGGCAAG GACATATTACGGTTTCATGCAGTTTACTGGCCAGCAATGCTGATGTCAGCTGGAGTAAGCCTCCCAAAGAAGGTTTTTGGTCACGGATTCTTGACCAAG GATGGCCTGAAAATGGGGAAGTCACTGGGGAATACCCTCGAACCTACCGAGTTGGTGCAGAGATTTGGACCTGATGCAGTCAGGTATTTCTTCCTTAAGGAGGTGGAATTGGGTAATGATGGGGACTACTCAGAGGAGCGTTTCATCAACATTGTTAATGCAAATCTTGCAAATACAATTG GTAATCTTCTTAATCGTACGCTTGGACTTTTGAAGAAGAATTGTCAATCCACCATTGCTGTTGATTCAGCAATTGCAGCAGAAGGAAATTCACTCAAGGATGCAGTGGAGAAGCTG GTTGAGAAAGCAAGACAGCACTATGAGAATCTTGAACTGTCATCAGCTTGTGCGGCTGTACTAGAGATCAGTAGTGCTGGAAACGTATATATCGATGAAAAAGCACCATGGTCTCTTTTTAAGCAAGGGGAGTCTGGGTTCGCAACTGCATCAAAG GACCTAATAATTGTACTGGAAGCCATAAGGATTGTGGCAATTGCATTATCCCCAATTACTCCGAGTCTATCTTTCAAGATTTTCACCCAGCTCGGCTACTCGGAAGATCAATTCAGTAACATTACTtgg AGTGAGACCAGATGGGGTGGGCTGAAGCAAGGCCATGTCACAGCTCAGCCAAAACCAGTTTTCTCGAGAATTGATCTTGAAACCGAGCTGACCGATACAACTGACGATTCTAAGAAAACAAGCAAGAAAAAAGATAAGCAGAAGACTCAAAAGGTAGTTGAAGCCTAG
- the LOC130991992 gene encoding methionine--tRNA ligase, chloroplastic/mitochondrial isoform X3: MACRVQYSIHNSLRFFSSSPSSLNFCSSAKPHKIRFRNSKYVSISKGALYCTCSADPFVLTTPLYYVNAPPHMGSAYTTIAADAIARFQRLLGKKVIFITGTDEHGEKIASAAMANGSSPSKHCDSVSQAYRALWRELDISNDKFIRTTNPNHEAIVKEFYSRVLANGDIYRADYEGLYCVNCEEYKDEKELLENNCCPVHLKPCLDRKEDNYFFALSKYQKQLEQILEENPDFVQPSYRLHEVQGWVKRGLRDFSISRASVDWGIPVPSDAKQTIYVWFDALLGYISALSEEEEQPSLQNAISSGWPASLHLIGKDILRFHAVYWPAMLMSAGVSLPKKVFGHGFLTKDGLKMGKSLGNTLEPTELVQRFGPDAVRYFFLKEVELGNDGDYSEERFINIVNANLANTIGNLLNRTLGLLKKNCQSTIAVDSAIAAEGNSLKDAVEKLVEKARQHYENLELSSACAAVLEISSAGNVYIDEKAPWSLFKQGESGFATASKDLIIVLEAIRIVAIALSPITPSLSFKIFTQLGYSEDQFSNITWSETRWGGLKQGHVTAQPKPVFSRIDLETELTDTTDDSKKTSKKKDKQKTQKIF, translated from the exons ATGGCGTGTAGAGTTCAATACTCCATTCACAACAGCCTCCGCTTCTTCTCCTCCTCTCCATCGTCTCTCAATTTCTGCTCTTCTGCAAAACCACACAAAATTCGCTTCAGAAATTCTAAGTATGTCTCCATTTCTAAGGGCGCGCTGTACTGTACTTGCAGCGCAGACCCTTTCGTCCTCACCACTCCGCTTTATTACGTGAATGCCCCGCCCCATATGGGCAGCGCCTACACCACCATTGCCGCCGACGCCATCGCCCGTTTTCAG AGACTATTAGGCAAGAAGGTCATATTTATAACTGGCACAGACGAGCACGGGGAGAAGATTGCTAGTGCTGCCATGGCCAATGGTTCAAGTCCTAGCAAACATTGTGATTCTGTCTCACAAGCTTACAGGGCACTATGGAGAGAG TTAGACATATCTAATGACAAGTTCATTCGCACAACCAATCCCAACCATGAAGCCATTGTCAAGGAATTCTATTCTAGGGTTCTGGCAAATGGTGATATCTACCGTGCTGACTATGAGGGACTGTACTGTGTAAATTGTGAGGAATACAAG GATGAGAAGGAGTTGTTGGAAAATAACTGCTGTCCTGTGCACCTCAAGCCATGCCTCGACAGGAAGGAAGACAATTACTTCTTTGCATTGTCTAAGTACCAAAAACAATTGGAACAGATTTTGGAGGAGAACCCGGATTTTGTACAACCTTCTTATCGTTTACATGAG GTGCAAGGTTGGGTCAAAAGGGGCTTGAGAGATTTTTCCATTTCTCGAGCTTCAGTTGATTGGGGCATTCCAGTTCCTAGCGATGCTAAGCAGACTATATATGTATGGTTTGATGCTTTGTTGGG TTACATATCTGCTCTTTCGGAGGAAGAGGAGCAGCCTAGCTTACAAAATGCAATTTCCTCCGGTTGGCCTGCATCGCTGCACTTGATCGGCAAG GACATATTACGGTTTCATGCAGTTTACTGGCCAGCAATGCTGATGTCAGCTGGAGTAAGCCTCCCAAAGAAGGTTTTTGGTCACGGATTCTTGACCAAG GATGGCCTGAAAATGGGGAAGTCACTGGGGAATACCCTCGAACCTACCGAGTTGGTGCAGAGATTTGGACCTGATGCAGTCAGGTATTTCTTCCTTAAGGAGGTGGAATTGGGTAATGATGGGGACTACTCAGAGGAGCGTTTCATCAACATTGTTAATGCAAATCTTGCAAATACAATTG GTAATCTTCTTAATCGTACGCTTGGACTTTTGAAGAAGAATTGTCAATCCACCATTGCTGTTGATTCAGCAATTGCAGCAGAAGGAAATTCACTCAAGGATGCAGTGGAGAAGCTG GTTGAGAAAGCAAGACAGCACTATGAGAATCTTGAACTGTCATCAGCTTGTGCGGCTGTACTAGAGATCAGTAGTGCTGGAAACGTATATATCGATGAAAAAGCACCATGGTCTCTTTTTAAGCAAGGGGAGTCTGGGTTCGCAACTGCATCAAAG GACCTAATAATTGTACTGGAAGCCATAAGGATTGTGGCAATTGCATTATCCCCAATTACTCCGAGTCTATCTTTCAAGATTTTCACCCAGCTCGGCTACTCGGAAGATCAATTCAGTAACATTACTtgg AGTGAGACCAGATGGGGTGGGCTGAAGCAAGGCCATGTCACAGCTCAGCCAAAACCAGTTTTCTCGAGAATTGATCTTGAAACCGAGCTGACCGATACAACTGACGATTCTAAGAAAACAAGCAAGAAAAAAGATAAGCAGAAGACTCAAAAG aTATTCTGA
- the LOC130991993 gene encoding tubulin beta-2 chain, translated as MREILHIQGGQCGNQIGAKFWEVVCAEHGIDATGRYQGDSDLQLERVNVYYNEASCGRFVPRAVLMDLEPGTMDSLRSGPYGQIFRPDNFVFGQSGAGNNWAKGHYTEGAELIDSVLDVVRKEAENCDCLQGFQVCHSLGGGTGSGMGTLLISKIREEYPDRMMLTFSVFPSPKVSDTVVEPYNATLSVHQLVENADECMVLDNEALYDICFRTLKLTTPSFGDLNHLISATMSGVTCCLRFPGQLNSDLRKLAVNLIPFPRLHFFMLGFAPLTSRGSQQYRALSVPELTQQMWDSKNMMCAADPRHGRYLTASAIFRGKMSTKEVDEQMLNVQNKNSSYFVEWIPNNVKSTVCDIPPTGLKMASTFVGNSTSIQEMFRRVSEQFTAMFRRKAFLHWYTGEGMDEMEFTEAESNMNDLVAEYQQYQDATADEEGEYEDEEEEEYQE; from the exons ATGCGTGAAATCCTCCACATACAGGGCGGCCAATGCGGAAACCAGATCGGCGCTAAGTTTTGGGAGGTGGTGTGCGCGGAGCACGGCATCGACGCCACCGGCCGATACCAGGGTGACTCAGATCTACAGCTGGAGAGGGTTAATGTCTACTACAACGAAGCCAGTTGCGGTAGATTCGTCCCTCGGGCCGTCCTCATGGACCTCGAGCCCGGGACCATGGACAGCCTTCGCTCCGGCCCGTATGGCCAGATCTTCAGGCCCGATAATTTTGTATTCGGCCAGTCAGGCGCCGGGAACAACTGGGCTAAAGGTCACTACACCGAGGGCGCGGAATTGATCGATTCCGTTCTCGATGTTGTCAGGAAAGAAGCAGAGAACTGCGATTGTTTGCAAG GATTCCAAGTGTGTCACTCTTTGGGAGGAGGAACAGGATCTGGTATGGGGACTTTGTTGATCTCAAAAATTAGGGAGGAGTATCCAGACAGGATGATGCTCACCTTCTCCGTTTTCCCATCTCCCAAAGTCTCGGATACTGTTGTGGAGCCTTACAATGCCACACTATCCGTTCACCAGCTCGTGGAGAATGCAGATGAGTGCATGGTTCTCGACAACGAGGCTCTCTACGACATCTGCTTCAGGACACTCAAGCTCACAACACCTAGCT TTGGTGATCTTAACCATCTTATCTCTGCCACCATGTCTGGTGTCACATGCTGTCTAAGGTTTCCTGGCCAGCTTAACTCCGATCTTCGTAAACTTGCTGTCAATCTCATCCCGTTCCCACGTCTGCACTTCTTCATGTTGGGATTTGCCCCACTCACCTCTCGTGGATCCCAGCAGTACAGAGCACTATCAGTCCCCGAGCTCACCCAGCAGATGTGGGACTCAAAGAACATGATGTGTGCCGCTGACCCACGCCACGGCCGCTACCTAACTGCCTCAGCCATCTTCCGAGGAAAGATGAGCACGAAGGAAGTGGACGAACAGATGCTGAACGTTCAGAACAAGAACTCCTCCTACTTCGTCGAGTGGATCCCTAACAACGTGAAATCAACTGTGTGCGACATCCCCCCGACTGGGCTGAAGATGGCCTCAACCTTCGTTGGGAACTCGACGTCCATCCAGGAGATGTTCCGGAGGGTGAGCGAGCAGTTCACGGCCATGTTCCGCAGGAAGGCCTTCTTGCACTGGTACACCGGGGAAGGGATGGACGAGATGGAGTTCACGGAGGCGGAGAGCAACATGAACGATCTGGTGGCGGAGTATCAGCAGTACCAGGATGCGACGGCCGACGAGGAGGGTGAGTAcgaggatgaagaagaagaggagtACCAGGAGTGA